The following are encoded together in the Triticum dicoccoides isolate Atlit2015 ecotype Zavitan chromosome 6B, WEW_v2.0, whole genome shotgun sequence genome:
- the LOC119320937 gene encoding uncharacterized protein LOC119320937 — ITFDHLDYSRSIRNAGWTALILDPIIDGLQFTQVLMDGGSDLNLLYRDTIRKLGIDPTKIRHSHTSFKGVTPGRYAKSTGSLLLEVMFDSPDNFRREKIIFHVAPFKSSHQALLGREAFACFNAIPHYASLTLKMPGPRGIISLQGLSRPQTRLGEFGTNKLGAS; from the coding sequence attactttcgaccacctggattattccagaagtattcgaaatgcaggatggactgctctgatattggatcctataatcgacggactacaatttacacaagtcctaatggatggcggcagcgatttaaacctgctatatcgagacacaatccgcaagttgggcatagaccctactaaaattcgccatagccacacttccttcaaaggagtaacgccaggccgttACGCCAAGTCCACGGGCTCCTTGCTGCTAGAAGTTATGTTTgattcacccgacaacttccgtcgcgaaaagataatcttccatgtcgccccatttaaaagtagccatcaagcactattgggacgtgaagctttcgcctgctttaacgcaataccgcactacgcgtctcttacacttaaaatgcctggtccacgcggcatcatctcattacaaggTCTCTCAAGACCCCAGACACGGCTAGGCGAGTTCGGCACAAATAAACTTGGGGcttcctag